In a genomic window of Blastopirellula marina:
- a CDS encoding 6-pyruvoyl trahydropterin synthase family protein produces MIIQKQYKFYAAHRNEELQDKCRNLHGHRYGIVCHFDVQRTGSYSTLFSDFDDKIGPFLKDFYDHGMLINVNDPLFATLKQHMEIHGEDLKLREFDGPTSVENLAHQLFTEITQMGFDLVRLDVQETDTSVVCYDRNDWERDNEAQVFSKSKPVKATS; encoded by the coding sequence ATGATCATTCAGAAACAGTACAAGTTTTACGCGGCCCATCGTAACGAGGAGCTGCAGGACAAGTGCCGGAATCTGCATGGCCATCGCTATGGCATCGTATGCCACTTCGACGTGCAGCGGACCGGATCTTATTCGACGTTATTCTCCGACTTCGACGACAAAATCGGACCTTTCCTAAAGGATTTCTACGATCATGGCATGCTGATCAATGTAAATGATCCACTATTTGCCACGCTGAAACAGCACATGGAGATTCATGGCGAAGATCTGAAGCTTCGTGAATTCGATGGTCCGACTTCGGTCGAAAACCTTGCCCATCAGCTTTTCACCGAGATTACGCAGATGGGCTTCGATCTCGTTCGCCTAGATGTCCAAGAGACGGACACGTCGGTCGTTTGTTACGACCGGAATGATTGGGAAAGAGATAACGAAGCCCAGGTTTTCTCGAAATCGAAGCCAGTTAAAGCGACTTCCTAA
- a CDS encoding GNAT family N-acetyltransferase, translated as MLKRHAEVKFQSFRFEVDANVFPCLGDSEGCFRLMREISMRDGFIPAATWLIENEDATTANWRPVATVQGVRDRDGNGSIQNLGVVPGFRGLGIGALLLLKALDGFRQQGMPRASLEVTSQNIGAIRLYERLGFRIAATVYKAVEMGTVQTTTQA; from the coding sequence ATGTTGAAGCGACACGCTGAGGTGAAATTCCAGAGCTTCCGATTCGAAGTCGATGCGAATGTGTTTCCATGCCTGGGAGACTCCGAGGGCTGTTTTCGATTGATGCGCGAGATTTCGATGCGGGATGGATTCATCCCCGCAGCCACTTGGTTGATTGAGAATGAAGACGCGACAACCGCCAACTGGCGTCCGGTTGCGACCGTGCAAGGCGTCCGTGATCGCGATGGCAATGGATCCATTCAGAACTTGGGCGTCGTCCCTGGTTTCCGCGGGCTGGGAATAGGTGCCCTGCTGCTCTTAAAGGCCCTGGATGGGTTCAGGCAGCAGGGTATGCCACGAGCCTCACTGGAAGTAACCTCGCAAAATATCGGGGCGATCCGCTTGTATGAACGCCTGGGGTTTCGCATAGCCGCAACGGTCTACAAGGCAGTCGAAATGGGCACCGTGCAGACCACCACGCAAGCCTAG
- a CDS encoding M16 family metallopeptidase — MPWLQSAAFAVVIPAGVQREEESNRGVANLLCDWVQRGCGDYDSRQFVEALDYLGVARGGGVSASHITFSGALLAEHLGATLGIYADLVQRPHFLNDEFEDAKQVCFQELRALEDDLHQQAMITLRRQIYPDPWGWHPTGTPASVESLTPDVARQFYDNWMRPDETIISVAGNFDWNQLRDHVESLYGGWKAKPGKKSYLGTKLPDYVHIPFDSSQTHVALGFDGVPVSDPDFYQSRAVIGIMSDGMSSRLFSEVREKRGLCYTVYAACHSLRTQGSILAYAGTSTERAQETLDVMLQQFEELPKGVQQDELTRLKARFKSGIVMQQESSSSRASSMAGDWYHLGRIRTMDELAKTVDEITVDTINAYLKKNPPGHYRVTTIGAKKLEVPSGISSSDA, encoded by the coding sequence ATGCCTTGGCTACAATCAGCCGCGTTCGCGGTTGTGATCCCAGCTGGCGTTCAGCGTGAAGAAGAGTCGAATCGCGGTGTCGCCAACCTATTATGTGACTGGGTCCAACGTGGCTGTGGTGATTACGACAGTCGCCAATTTGTCGAGGCGTTAGATTACTTAGGAGTGGCACGCGGAGGCGGTGTTTCGGCTAGTCATATCACGTTCAGTGGTGCTTTGCTGGCTGAGCATTTGGGCGCAACGTTGGGCATCTATGCCGATCTGGTTCAGCGTCCCCATTTCCTTAACGACGAGTTTGAAGACGCCAAGCAGGTTTGCTTTCAAGAGCTGCGAGCATTAGAAGATGATCTTCACCAGCAGGCGATGATCACCCTCCGGCGACAAATCTACCCCGATCCTTGGGGCTGGCATCCAACCGGTACGCCAGCCTCGGTCGAGTCGCTCACGCCGGATGTCGCGCGTCAGTTCTACGACAATTGGATGCGACCCGATGAAACCATCATTAGTGTCGCCGGCAATTTCGATTGGAATCAACTTCGCGACCACGTTGAATCGCTTTACGGCGGCTGGAAAGCAAAGCCAGGTAAGAAGAGCTATCTCGGCACGAAGCTGCCCGACTACGTTCATATTCCATTTGATTCCAGTCAAACCCATGTCGCCCTTGGTTTCGATGGGGTACCAGTCTCCGATCCTGATTTTTATCAATCACGAGCTGTGATTGGCATTATGAGCGACGGGATGAGTTCTCGTTTGTTCAGTGAAGTCCGCGAGAAAAGAGGGCTCTGCTACACCGTTTACGCTGCTTGTCATTCGCTTCGCACGCAAGGTTCGATCCTTGCCTACGCTGGTACGAGTACCGAGCGTGCTCAAGAGACGCTGGACGTCATGCTGCAGCAGTTTGAAGAGCTCCCGAAAGGGGTTCAACAAGATGAACTTACGCGTCTGAAAGCTCGCTTTAAGAGTGGGATCGTCATGCAACAGGAGTCGAGTTCTTCACGGGCTTCTTCCATGGCAGGCGACTGGTATCACCTGGGACGCATTCGCACGATGGACGAACTAGCGAAGACGGTCGACGAGATCACCGTCGATACGATCAACGCCTATCTCAAAAAGAATCCACCTGGTCACTATCGTGTCACGACCATCGGTGCAAAGAAATTGGAGGTTCCGAGTGGAATTTCGTCAAGCGACGCTTGA
- a CDS encoding M16 family metallopeptidase, with product MEFRQATLDNGLDIVAEVNPNAYSLATAFFVKAGSRDETAEVAGVSHFLEHMVFKGTARRTAEDVNRELDELGAQSNAFTSEEKTVYYAVVLPELQNQIIDLLADIMRPTLRQEDFDTEKKVILEEIMKYDDQPPYGGHEKSMAAYFGEHPLGNSVLGTQQSVGDLTQDQMMGYFEQRYSPSNITLVATGNVDFDALVDQANQLCGDWKKHEVTRNTARPQGQSNFQFFTKENSIQEYVIQLAESPASEDADRYAARLLGTIMGDDVGSRFFWELVDPGIAEFAAMESYEFQGCGVIMNYVCCAPQDTQRVLDVVSHEVEKLMADGVTAHELELAKNKACSHVVLRSERPSSRLFSVGSSWTQRRSLRTVKETVDAYRNVTLDDINNLLTKYDLRKVSTTAVGPLTSLQIP from the coding sequence GTGGAATTTCGTCAAGCGACGCTTGATAACGGCTTGGATATTGTCGCGGAAGTCAATCCCAACGCCTACTCCTTGGCGACCGCCTTTTTCGTAAAGGCAGGCTCACGTGACGAAACCGCAGAAGTTGCTGGCGTGAGTCACTTCCTGGAGCACATGGTCTTCAAAGGGACGGCACGACGTACGGCCGAAGACGTCAATCGCGAGCTGGACGAACTCGGTGCGCAGTCCAATGCGTTCACAAGTGAAGAAAAGACCGTTTATTACGCGGTCGTCCTTCCGGAATTGCAAAATCAGATTATCGACCTGTTGGCCGACATTATGCGGCCAACCTTGCGTCAAGAGGATTTCGACACCGAGAAAAAGGTGATCCTCGAAGAGATCATGAAATACGACGACCAGCCTCCGTACGGCGGTCACGAAAAGAGCATGGCCGCTTACTTTGGCGAGCATCCGCTGGGCAACAGCGTGCTAGGTACCCAACAATCGGTCGGCGACCTTACGCAAGACCAGATGATGGGTTACTTCGAGCAACGTTATAGTCCCAGCAATATCACCCTCGTGGCAACTGGCAACGTCGACTTCGACGCGCTCGTCGATCAAGCCAACCAGCTATGTGGCGACTGGAAGAAGCACGAAGTCACCCGCAACACGGCACGGCCGCAGGGACAGAGTAACTTCCAGTTCTTCACCAAAGAGAATTCGATCCAGGAGTACGTTATCCAGCTGGCCGAGTCGCCTGCTTCGGAAGATGCGGACCGTTACGCCGCCCGATTGTTGGGAACGATCATGGGAGACGACGTCGGTAGTCGCTTCTTCTGGGAGTTGGTTGATCCGGGAATCGCTGAGTTTGCAGCAATGGAATCCTACGAATTCCAAGGTTGTGGCGTGATAATGAATTACGTTTGCTGTGCCCCGCAGGATACCCAGCGTGTGCTTGATGTCGTTTCGCATGAAGTCGAAAAGCTGATGGCCGACGGTGTCACGGCTCACGAGTTGGAACTTGCCAAGAACAAGGCCTGCTCGCACGTTGTTTTACGAAGCGAGCGACCTTCGAGTCGCCTATTCTCGGTTGGCTCGAGTTGGACGCAGCGGCGAAGCCTTCGTACTGTGAAAGAAACCGTCGATGCGTATCGCAACGTCACCCTCGACGATATCAACAATCTGTTAACCAAGTACGACCTGAGAAAGGTCTCGACCACCGCAGTCGGACCACTGACGTCGCTACAGATTCCCTAG
- the ndk gene encoding nucleoside-diphosphate kinase, translating into MERTLVLLKPDCVERRLIGRILGRFEDKGLNIIAMKLIRITPDLAKQHYAEHVSKPFYPGLESFITAAPVVALVLEGLEAISVVRGILGATSGLKAEAGTIRGDFSSSRQMNLVHASDGPDAAKREIDLYFQPEEVLDYKPTLTPWMRADDE; encoded by the coding sequence ATGGAACGTACGCTAGTTCTTCTGAAGCCTGATTGTGTTGAACGTCGCTTAATCGGTCGTATTTTGGGCCGTTTCGAAGACAAAGGCTTGAATATCATCGCCATGAAGCTGATCCGTATTACTCCGGATCTGGCGAAGCAACACTACGCCGAGCACGTCAGCAAGCCATTCTACCCAGGCCTGGAGTCGTTCATCACCGCCGCTCCAGTTGTGGCCTTGGTGCTGGAAGGTTTGGAAGCAATCAGCGTCGTCCGCGGCATTTTGGGCGCCACCAGCGGTTTGAAGGCTGAAGCTGGCACCATCCGCGGCGATTTCAGCAGCAGCCGCCAGATGAACTTGGTTCATGCTTCGGATGGCCCTGATGCCGCCAAACGAGAAATCGATCTCTACTTCCAGCCGGAAGAAGTACTGGACTACAAGCCAACGCTGACACCATGGATGCGTGCCGACGACGAATAG
- a CDS encoding type 1 glutamine amidotransferase: protein MKIGILQAGYVTESLAKTYGQYPEMFQRLLAGNGFEFETFVVVADEFPRNVNTCDGWLITGSGDGAYEPHAYIPKLEALIRAIYAAEIPLVGICFGHQIMAQALGGKVTQFEAGWNIGQIRYESSSGNVRCLAMHQDQVVIAPANSEVIASSEFCANAGRNGFKALSYQFHPEFSPEYTRDSIAAKSGSSLSEDQAEKAISTIGESNDSDQIARQLAEFFISANQARQNSEEAI from the coding sequence ATGAAGATCGGTATTCTGCAGGCGGGTTACGTCACCGAGTCGTTGGCAAAAACCTATGGCCAATACCCCGAGATGTTTCAGCGACTGCTTGCGGGGAACGGCTTTGAGTTCGAGACGTTCGTGGTAGTTGCCGACGAGTTCCCGCGAAATGTCAACACCTGCGATGGCTGGTTGATCACCGGATCCGGAGATGGCGCTTACGAGCCCCATGCCTATATTCCGAAGTTAGAAGCGCTGATCCGTGCTATCTACGCTGCGGAGATTCCTCTCGTGGGAATCTGCTTTGGACATCAAATCATGGCTCAAGCTCTTGGCGGAAAAGTCACTCAGTTCGAAGCCGGCTGGAATATCGGCCAAATCCGTTACGAATCTAGTTCCGGTAATGTCCGTTGCTTGGCGATGCATCAAGATCAAGTCGTTATCGCGCCGGCAAACTCTGAGGTAATCGCGTCATCGGAATTTTGTGCCAACGCTGGGCGGAATGGTTTCAAAGCGCTGAGCTATCAGTTTCATCCTGAGTTTTCGCCAGAATACACCCGCGATTCCATTGCGGCCAAGTCAGGAAGTAGCTTGTCGGAGGACCAAGCGGAGAAGGCGATCAGTACCATCGGTGAGAGCAACGACTCTGATCAGATCGCTCGGCAGCTGGCTGAGTTCTTTATCTCAGCAAACCAGGCTCGCCAGAATTCAGAAGAGGCTATATAG
- a CDS encoding DUF1501 domain-containing protein produces the protein MVTRRQLLQSSAWGLGSLAFGHMMASESQAVSGVLNGLHHAPKAKRVIFLFQAGGPSQLDLFDYKPVLNQQHGEQLPASVRGEQRLTGMSGNQSSLPLVGSPFQFARHGQSGTWLSELLPHTAKVVDEISVIRSVNTEAINHGPGVTYVQTGSQIPGRPCIGSWLSYGLGTENDNLPAFVVLVTANKGGQPLAARLWGNGFLPSHHQGVQFRSGSDPILYLNSPEGIDRKSREKALASLDELHRLQPADGLVDTRIRQYELAFRMQASIPEVTDLTSEPEHVLEMYGPDSRKPGTFAANCLLARRLAEKNVRFIQLYHQGWDHHGGLPSSLKTQCRETDQPAAALIRDLKQRGMLDETLVVWGGEFGRTNYCQGKLGADSFGRDHHGRCFTVWMAGGGIKGGVNLGATDEYGFNIVDQPVHIHDLQATIMHVMGIDHERLTFRHQGRAFRLTDVHGNVVKPILA, from the coding sequence ATGGTTACACGTCGGCAACTACTGCAATCCAGCGCTTGGGGACTGGGTAGCTTAGCGTTCGGCCACATGATGGCGTCTGAAAGCCAAGCCGTCTCAGGGGTTTTGAATGGATTGCACCACGCCCCCAAGGCAAAGCGGGTGATTTTTCTGTTTCAAGCAGGCGGGCCTTCGCAGTTGGATCTGTTTGACTACAAGCCCGTGCTCAATCAGCAACATGGAGAGCAATTACCTGCATCGGTCCGCGGTGAGCAACGCCTCACCGGGATGAGTGGAAATCAATCAAGCTTGCCGCTGGTCGGATCGCCATTTCAATTCGCCCGACATGGGCAATCGGGCACATGGCTGAGCGAATTGCTACCTCATACCGCTAAGGTTGTTGACGAGATCAGCGTAATTCGCTCGGTAAATACTGAGGCAATCAATCACGGGCCAGGTGTCACGTACGTACAAACAGGCTCGCAGATTCCGGGACGCCCTTGTATCGGTTCGTGGTTGAGTTACGGGTTAGGAACTGAGAACGACAATCTTCCGGCGTTCGTGGTATTGGTCACAGCGAACAAGGGAGGCCAGCCGTTGGCGGCTCGGCTATGGGGAAACGGTTTCCTACCATCGCATCACCAAGGGGTTCAGTTCCGTAGCGGTAGTGATCCGATCTTGTACCTCAACAGTCCAGAGGGAATTGACCGTAAAAGCCGGGAAAAGGCCCTCGCAAGCTTAGACGAACTCCATCGGCTGCAACCGGCGGACGGACTGGTCGACACCAGGATTCGCCAATACGAACTTGCCTTTCGGATGCAGGCGTCGATTCCTGAAGTGACCGACCTGACAAGCGAACCAGAGCACGTTCTAGAAATGTATGGACCTGATTCGCGCAAGCCCGGGACGTTTGCGGCCAACTGCCTGCTCGCCCGCCGCTTGGCCGAAAAGAATGTGCGTTTCATCCAGCTTTATCATCAAGGATGGGATCATCACGGAGGACTGCCGAGCAGCTTGAAAACGCAATGTCGCGAAACCGACCAGCCAGCGGCCGCACTTATTCGCGATCTCAAGCAGCGCGGAATGTTGGACGAAACCTTGGTCGTCTGGGGTGGTGAATTCGGGCGGACTAATTATTGTCAGGGCAAACTCGGCGCTGACAGTTTTGGTCGCGATCATCATGGACGCTGCTTTACCGTTTGGATGGCGGGCGGCGGTATCAAGGGTGGTGTTAACCTCGGTGCGACCGATGAGTATGGATTCAACATCGTCGACCAGCCAGTTCACATCCATGATCTGCAAGCGACAATCATGCATGTGATGGGGATCGATCACGAACGCCTAACGTTTCGTCACCAGGGCCGCGCCTTCCGTTTGACCGATGTTCATGGCAATGTGGTCAAGCCGATTCTGGCATAA